A single window of Crassostrea angulata isolate pt1a10 chromosome 8, ASM2561291v2, whole genome shotgun sequence DNA harbors:
- the LOC128159077 gene encoding interferon-induced protein 44-like: MAELLTRKDKNQISQWIGRDSQFELLYKLSRDGVPPQRFHELCDNKGPTVTIFYNKDNNVYGGYLSDSWGSTGGWCTDQRAFLFKLYSAGNWKPKQFPYKIGENYVKEKTFGPWFFSLPSFYSPTSTDKFSGSYYKLETQNFFDGQRFDMKGETAQSVANSHNNVIDLEVYLVKDKELDSPWRDSPEWSSQDFQELKEFVANYKPFVELKIPEVNILLIGPIAAGKSSFINTINTIFKGEMSSRVCPGWAENSLTQKFCKFRVRDPTTKKHLCFRICDTRGVENSFFIKSEDIIFLLDGNLPNNYTFQLDFGASTKEIGFVKEPTVKEKMHVVVFVLGGRSLDVLSEGVVSKLREIKRMVVDRNIPHLVFLTKTDEICELVEKDVSKMFTSSLVEDAVNKAADIIAIPRSHVLPVKNYEKETILNMDINILALMALRKSLMFADDFLENLYDWQLDNVQTLNKKD, translated from the exons ATGGCGGAGCTACTTACACGTAAAGACAAGAACCAGATATCACAATGGATTGGCAGGGACAGTCAGTTTGAGCTCCTATACAAACTAAGTCGTGACGGGGTGCCTCCACAGAGGTTCCATGAGTTATGTGACAACAAAGGACCCACGGTGACCATCTTCTACAACAAGGATAACAACGTGTACGGGGGGTACCTGTCAGACAGCTGGGGGAGTACTGGGGGCTGGTGTACAGATCAGCGAGCATTCTTGTTCAAACTATATTCTGCTGGTAACTGGAAACCAAAGCAGTTTCCTTATAAAATTGGAGAAAACTATGTAAAAGAAAAGACTTTTGGGCCATGGTTTTTTTCGTTGCCTTCATTTTACTCACCTACAAGTACAGATAAGTTTTCAGGCAGCTATTATAAGTTAGAAACTCAAAATTTCTTTGACGGACAACGATTTGACATGAAAGGAGAGACGGCCCAGTCAGTAGCAAACAGTCACAACAATGTCATTGATCTGGAGGTTTACCTGGTCAAAG ACAAAGAACTGGACTCTCCTTGGAGAGACTCACCAGAATGGAGTTCACAG GATTTTCAAGAATTAAAAGAATTTGTAGCAAATTACAAACCTTTTGTGGAGTTGAAAATCCCAGAAGTCAACATTCTACTGATTGGTCCAATCGCCGCTGGGAAGTCCAGTTTTATCAACACCATTAATACAATCTTCAAGGGCGAAATGTCATCCCGTGTATGCCCAGGATGGGCAGAAAACAGTCTCACACAAAAG TTTTGCAAATTCCGGGTTCGGGACCCTACAACAAAGAAACATCTTTGTTTCCGGATCTGCGACACTCGTGGCGTGGAGAATAGTTTCTTTATTAAAAGTGAAGACATAATTTTTCTACTGGATGGAAACCTTCCAAATAACTACACT TTTCAACTAGATTTTGGGGCGTCAACAAAAGAAATTGGCTTCGTGAAAGAACCAACAGTGAAAGAGAAAATGCACGTGGTGGTGTTTGTACTTGGCGGAAGAAGCCTGGACGTCCTGTCAGAGGGGGTCGTCTCAAAACTTAGAGAGATCAAACGAATGGTGGTAGACAGAA atataccTCATTTAGTGTTCCTTACCAAAACGGACGAAATTTGTGAATTAGTGGAGAAAGACGTCAGCAAAATGTTCACGAGCAGTTTAGTAGAAGATGCTGTCAATAAAGCCGCTGACATTATTGCTATCCCAAGATCCCACGTACTTCCggttaaaaattatgaaaaagaaaCTATTCTCAATATGGATATAAACATTCTTGCTCTGATGGCTTTGCGAAAATCGTTGATGTTTGCAGACGACTTTCTGGAGAACCTGTATGATTGGCAACTAGATAATGTACAGACATTAAACAAAAAGGACTGA